GAAGGGAATTCAGATGTctgtaaagaagaaaaataaaaacagcgCAGTGTTAAATATCTTAACAGCAcgacaaaaaatacaaaatactctGGATCATGAAGCTCATTCCATATGACATGTCACAATTAGATTCACAATGACAACCAACATTACTAGGGCTGCCTAGCAATTGAGGTATTTTCATCTATTTCAATCTAAAATGATTAGTATTAGCTACAAAAAAACATGTAACAGTTTCTCATGCCAGTCACCCCCATCATAAAAGATACATCACGCTAGTACTGACTTCCTAACAGCAATGTCCATTATCACTATAAAGGTCCAATCTCAGACTCTGCACATAGGCCAGGAAGACAGCcaacaaggagggagaaaagcCAGCCAAGGCTaatgagacaaggtaggtgaggtaatatcttttattggaccaacttctgttgctcagagatacaagctttcaagattacacagagctcttcttcaggccaacacagctacaacaacactgcatacaaccaGGGCTAAGACATTTACCTGTAATGACAAGATGCTGATGTCTGTGTTTAAGGTGGTCAGAGGAGTTCTGGAGGAAGGATTTGGTCCTGGTCTCTGGTGATGGAGGCTGACAATACTGGGGTGTGAGTCTAAAGCAATCTGCAGGTCCAGGATGTAGTCAATAACGTGCTGCAGAATTTCCATCTTGCTCACTTTTTTGTTCTGAGGGATGCTGGGCACTAGCTCTTTCAGTTTGGAATAGCAGTCGTTCATGTTGTATAGCAAACTCATAGGATCATCCACGGGGGTTTTGCTCCGGGATATTCCCAGGGTGTGTTCAGAGAGGCTGTTTTTCCTGACGGATCTGACAGGACTGAAAGCTTTCATGCTGGGAGAGAGCCCGACTTCCAGGGTACAGAAAACACACACTAAGGGATCTCTCTGCCTGCTTGACtatctcccttccttccttttctttctctaagCAGCTGCCTGAGCTCAGAATGAAGCAGCAAGCTGCCTCTACTTGCTTTTATACTGCAGGCTCAGGAGCTGCCAAATCCAGCCAGTGCTTGCTGCCATTGGAGGCACCCAATGTGTCCATCAGGCAGGGAAACATTCTCACTGGTACAAAAAAACCTAAAAGAAGGTTCAGGTCTTCCGCATTCTGAGCCAATCGTGAGGAATGGGGTGTGGCTATTCTAGGCACAGCTGAGGATAGTAAATACTGTACAGTAACTGCTGAGCTCTCCTGACTCATTTTACAAAGGCACTGAGAAAGGAATGAAATGGGCATTTTGCATTGTGGTTGCAAAGAGCCAGGTCTGATCACAGAGCCCTCAGCCCTCTCCAGTACAACAGATGCTCCCCTAATATTTTCGTCTTCATTTTAAAGAGCTAGCTTGGataaaattggaatgaaaaatgTTGCAAATTTAGGATCTGAAAATGAACTAGGCTCTGGGA
This genomic window from Eretmochelys imbricata isolate rEreImb1 chromosome 3, rEreImb1.hap1, whole genome shotgun sequence contains:
- the ID2 gene encoding DNA-binding protein inhibitor ID-2, which translates into the protein MKAFSPVRSVRKNSLSEHTLGISRSKTPVDDPMSLLYNMNDCYSKLKELVPSIPQNKKVSKMEILQHVIDYILDLQIALDSHPSIVSLHHQRPGPNPSSRTPLTTLNTDISILSLQTSEFPSELMSNDSKALCG